The following are encoded together in the Thermothelomyces thermophilus ATCC 42464 chromosome 3, complete sequence genome:
- a CDS encoding histidine triad-like protein (Histidine triad-like protein), which produces MLSVKVPANLPELVKAAFNRARASGDVHFFPTQVTLVNVNSIPFQLRFSPALASKPQVPQPPAPSPDAEPSAKEGRPRQPQKKSFFDPFDNPPEAMLITPLDPAHNLVLNKFAIVPEHFILATRAFKEQTDLLERDDLEAAYACIEAYHNSSENDDSGSELYVFFNSGPASGSSQPHRHLQMLPVRRMREGLDGGDGGAWDVLAGQLLDPGVRRRVPFSTFAEPIGPGADLLGTYLRLYRRACAAVLGPTAAAAGASQSEGRPDGEKEARVEYNLAMTRDVMAVAPRVVEGTAVTAAAEDGTGRKEVGRLALNGTVLAGTALVKTQAEWDALRAEPEQLLEILGRIGVPTVPAPSPL; this is translated from the exons ATGCTCTCGGTCAAGGTCCCCGCCAACCTCCCCGAGTTGGTGAAGGCGGCCTTCAACCGCGCGCGCGCCAGTGGCGACGTGCACTTCTTCCCGACTCAGGTCACCCTCGTCAATGTCAACTCGATCCCG TTCCAACTGCGCTTCTCTCCCGCCCTGGCAAGCAAGCCTCAGGTCCCACAACCGCCCGCGCCCTCCCCCGATGCCGAGCCCTCTGCGAAAGAAGGGCGACCGCGACAGCCACAAAAGAAATCCTTCTTCGACCCCTTCGACAATCCGCCCGAGGCTATGCTCATCACCCCTCTCGATCCGGCACACAACCTGGTCCTGAACAAGTTTGCCATCGTGCCCGAGCACTTCATCCTGGCCACCCGCGCCTTCAAGGAGCAGACGGACCTGCTGGAGCGGGACGACCTCGAGGCGGCGTACGCTTGCATCGAGGCGTATCACAACAGCAGCGAGAATGACGACAGCGGCAGCGAGCTATACGTCTTCTTCAACTCGGGCCCGGCCTCGGGCTCGAGCCAGCCGCACCGCCACCTGCAGATGCTCCCCGTGCGGAGGATGCGGGAGGGCCTGGACGGCGGGGACGGCGGGGCATGGGACGTGCTTGCGGGCCAGCTGCTCGACCCCGGGGTGCGGCGGCGGGTGCCCTTCAGCACGTTCGCCGAGCCGATCGGGCCCGGCGCCGACCTGCTGGGCACGTACCTGAGGCTGTATCGGCGTGCCTGCGCTGCTGTCCTGGGGcctaccgccgccgccgccggcgcttCTCAGTCCGAGGGGAGGCCGGACGGGGAGAAGGAGGCGAGGGTGGAGTACAACCTGGCCATGACGAGGGACGTCATGGCGGTCGCGCCTCGCGTGGTCGAAGGCACGGCGGTGACGGCGGCTGCGGAGGACGGGACCGGCAGGAAGGAGGTGGGCAGGCTCGCGCTCAACGGGACCGTGCTGGCGGGCACGGCGCTGGTCAAGACGCAGGCGGAGTGGGATGCGCTGAGGGCGGAGCCGGAGCAGCTGTTGGAGATTCTGGGGAGAATAGGGGTGCCGACTGTTCCGGCTCCGTCGCCGCTGTGA